DNA sequence from the Paenibacillus azoreducens genome:
TAATTTCAAAGAGGCCGTTGCCCTACTCCTAGACAGTAAGACGCCCCACTACACCCTTCCTCACTCTCCTGATCATAAATTTACCGGTCAACTCATTCTTCCTAAGAAAGCACAAAATTACAGACGAGTAGTCTGGTATCTTGTCCATGTTCGAGGCATCGAACATGAAATCATCTCCTGCCTCATGCACGAAAAAAAGCTTTACCAACAAGACAAAACAGGAAACTGTATCTTTGTCGCCTACGATCAAGATGGCATTGCTAAGTATTGTTCTATGCGTGGAAGTACACCAGAGCGCCCCTTCAAGCAAGACAGGGAACACTCGGATAAAAGCTATCCCTTCCACATCCCAGGCAACGGCAACGGTCAGCGAGTCTATGTATGTGAAAGCCCTATTGACGCTATGAGCCACGCCACCCTCTCAAAACTGAGCGGCCTCGACTGGCAAACTGATCACCGTATTTCTCTAGGCTGCTTATCCGATAACGCACTTGAACGCTTTCTCTCCCAGCATAGCATCCAAGAAATTATCTTCTGTTTAGACAACGACCATAACGCCACCTTTCGAAACGGCAGCCCGGCTCCTAACTGGGGACAAGAGGCTGCCATTAAATTTGCCCAAAAGTATGCAGAGCTGGGCTATCAGATCTCAGTTCAAACACCAAAACGAAAAGACTTCAACGAAGACCTCATAGCTTTCCGAGAGGCTGAACGTGAAGCGAAACTCCCCCCAATTAAGGAGGAATGTGAGCATGAGCTTTAAACTTTTTTCTCATTGGATAGTAACTTTGCTTTTCCACTCTCCAAGAGGCCCGCCTCTTGGGAGTGGTGTAAAGGCAGGAATAGCAAAATGTCATTTTGCGACAATACAGCGTGAAAGCAGAGCTTTCACCGACATTTTGAGAGGATTAGCCCCGACAATCGAATGTCACGTTCAAATCCTCCTAAGGAAGGAGATGCCATTGGCCAGAAAAGAAAAAACAGAACAGATTACCGTCAAGTTGCCCAAATCTCAGTATGACTCACTTAAGAAATACGCGGCTTCCAAACATCTCAGCATGGCGGATGTAGTACGCGCCTTCATCCAAAAAGGGATGTCCATCGAAACCTACTCCCAAGAGATCGACTTCATTACTTCTATCATCCGCCAAGAGATTGGAATTGCGATTAACGGCCTCAGCAATCGTCTGGCCGGACTTGCCAGCAAAGACCTGATCATGTCCGCCGCGGCGTACTATTCCACGATTGCCATCATTGCCGACCTCATTGATCCCCACCGTTACACGACCTTTCGGGAAATCGAACGGAAAGCACGACAACTGGCGGTCGAGTATACCAAAATGAAGCTGACCGATGCGGAAAAGCTGTTCCTCTCTGGCGATGCTTTTGAGCAAAACCTGGAGCGCTTGCGTGGAGGACAATCCGATGTCGGCACTGATTTATAAGCAGCGCTTCTTTCATCCCAATCATCCTAAAACGGCCGTTAGCAACTATGTGCATATCGGGTATATCGCCACCCGTCCTGGTGCAGTCAAGCATCCAAACAAAAGACACGGGTTATTTGGTAAACTGAAGCCCGGTCCATTGCAAGCCTTTGATTCCTGGCAAGAAGTCGCTCGGATTGCCCGACAAATCTCCCGGGAAGGCAAAAATATGTACCGCAGTGTTATTTCGTTTCAAACCTCGACCGCGCTTGAACTTGGCTTAATGGACTTCTCAGATTGGCAGCAGTATATCGAACAACATATCGCCACCGTGGCTGCCCAAAACCAGATCAAGATTGAAAACCTATGCTGGGCCGCCGCCTTCCATAATGAGCGCGATCATCCACATCTCCACATTGTATTTTGGGACAAATCGCAAACGATCACCAAAAACTTCACCCATCCTGAAATCCCTAATCGCATTCGCAAGCAGCTCATCAAAGACACTTTTGCATATAAAATCAAGCAATTTTGTGCGCTACGCGACGAGGCGAAATCCGGTTTCACGGAACTAACGGACCGCCTTGTTGATGAATTTGAGGATTACCTGAAACGATTGAATCCAAAAGCATTCCGCACTTTCCAGCATCGCTTCGAACATGAAGACGAAGACTTCTTGATTCGATTCCCCAAACATCATCTCATCGAAACGTCTTCCGCCAAGCACTTGGCAAATCGATTGTTTGAACTCCGTCACTTTCTCCCTCCCACCGGCAGGCTCGCCTATCAACTGCTGCCACAGGAAACCAAAATACATCTCGACGAGCTGGTGCAAGAACTACTCAATGACAATCGCTATCTGGCGCAATTGGTCGAGGATTATGTACAGGCCAAGCTGGAGCTTGCCCGTCTCTATACGTCCGATCCGGATCGTATGGAGAAACAGCGCGGCAACTATCAAGCGGAGGCAGAAAAGCGGATTGCAAACCGCATCCTTTCCACACTACGCACCATGATCAAAATGGAGATGGAGTCGGCATCTGCCATACGGCAAGCAGATCGGCAACATGCACTCGCTGAGCAGCTACTGTTGGAACTGCTGAACATGATGGAGAATCTTGCGATGCGTATCCGATTGGATGTCGATGACAAACTTAACGTAATGGGTGGTGAACTGTCCAAGCAAGCCAAAAAAGAATGGTTGCTACGGCACAAAGACCGCGGCATGGAAAGATAATTCTGCCACTCTTTTTTGTGGACAACCCGTGTACAACATGTGTATAAACTGTGGATGATTCAAATCGAAAGGAGCTATTCGATGTTCTTTACAGATGGAAAACTTCGCCCCTATGAACAACTAATGCGCCAGTCCCCACGCCGGCCGCCCTCAAACAAAAAGCAAAAAGAACACTCTCAACCTCTCTCGAAATCACGTCCAAAGATGCCCAGCAAGGAGCAAACAGATAGAATCACTGATCGGCTGTTGGAACCTGATGCGGAAGCAGATCAAGAAAGCTAATGATTACTTTACCGACCATCTGAAAGGTGGGGAATCCCTTGAAAAGCAAAAGCGAATTTTACAAAGCCTTTTTTGCTGCGCTTGTCGAGCAGGGAATCGAAGTTCACCGCTCTACCTCCGCCGACTATTTGGCTGATTTTTATTGGAAAGACCAGCTCATTGCCTTTTTCACTCGTATGGACAGCCTCGAAAAAAATCCCTTTGTCACGGTTCCTGACCGACTAATGAGCGGGATTCAAGACTTGGCCCGCAAAACGGCGTTGCAGCTTGGCATCTGCACCGAAAAACCGTACACAGACAAAGATGCCAAAATTGCCAACGGTGTCTATAAGTTGTGCGAGTACGGCGATGTCGTGCTGGCGTGTAAGCATCATCCGCTGTTCGAATACGTCTTTTCCACTTATCGCATGTCCCCGGACAACGGGACCCCTGTACAGCGCCAATACTTCTACAACAAAGAAGAAGCGTTGGAGAACTTTGCGTGCCGCAGCGGGTTAGTCGATGAACGAAAATTGTTCAATGAAGCTGAATTACTGCTTATTCACGATGAAATGGTCAAATTCCTCATCACGCCGAATGACAAAACAGTCGTGCAGTTTGAGCAGGTACAGATCCTGATTGATAAGCTGGAAGACCTGTTGCCCGCGCTAAAAGATCGGGAAATCCACCTCGATTACGAGCAAGAATTTGCCCATGATTACGACGGCAATCCGGAAGCACTGGAGGTCGCCGACGAACGATAAAGGAGGTCGCTCACATGTCCAAGCCGGAAAGCTCCATATGGGGCAACATTTTAACCTGCATCGAAATCGGCTTGCACATCTACGGCATTATCGCTGAGAAAAACAGCGGTGTGGTACTAGATGCCGATTACGCCAAAGAGGCGCTTAGTGAACAAGCGTTGCAAGCCGGAGAAGTTCATGGCGATCACATCTATTTTGACGATGTGAAGAGCGTCATTCCCGCTTACGAATTGCTGCAACAGGATGCCATAACCGACCCTGAATTTAAGGAACACTGCGGCAGCCCCGAGCAACTTGCCGAAGAAGGTAAGTTTTTCGCACCAGAATACTTTGGAGAGTTTTCTGCACCGAGTGCAACGCCTTGGGGCGAGATCACTGGTAATCGCTTCCTTCATAACGGGCTATATATGCTGGAAAGTCGCGGGGAATGGCAATTAGCTGTGCATCAAACGATTGCCGAACATTGTTTGTCTGAGTCCGCTCAACAGTTAGCCCCTGGATATGGCGATTACCTCTACTACCCGCTGGATGCCTGCGCGATCCCGATCTACGAATTATCCGCATCACACCCCGCTATTGCCGAACAAATTATCAGTGACGACAGTTTGTCGCATACGTTATGTGAAGACTATCCGGCTTACGTGGCGATGCACAACCTGCATACGGATGAATGGAGCCACATCCATGATTGCGCTGCACCCAAATCACTCTTTCTGCAAATCCAACTGGATCAGGCCGCTGCCGCCGAAGAAGAACCGAGCCATCGGCATATACAGGTTCCCTACGAGACGGACAAAATAGCCGCGCCGCTTCAGGCCAGGGAGCCGGACGATTTTTTTGAACCTACAGGAGAACTTGAACTTTGAAGACGAAACAAAAAGCCTGGATTTCTGGCCTCATCGCCGTGCTGGGAGGCGTATGCAATCTCTTTATCAGCAACGCCCTTCATTCCCTGTTGTCTGGGGAAACTTCCCGGCTCGCCCTTTCTTCCCTTGCCTCTTGTCTCGGCAGTCTGCTTATCCATCGCGGGCATCTTCTCCTATTCGTATGCCTGCAAAGCATTGTCCTGGTGCTTGCCGTTCTGTTCTTTCTCACGAACAGTCAGCCTTATCAAAGCAAATTACGGCAAGTCGCTCCCGGTATTGAAACACCGGTTCCTACTGGACAGCATCAGCACGGATCGGCCCGCTGGTTGGGAGAAGAAGAATGGTCCCACGCTTTTGATCATTACACACTTGAGCTTCGCCATCCGCTTATCCGGCATCTGATTCATTCGGGCTACGATGATCTGCAATTTTTGCACTCATCTAAACAGGAGGTCACGGAAGATGAAGCTGTTTCATCCGAAAACTATTCCGAAACTTGATTCATCGTTACCTCTAAAAACTGGCGGCATTGTGCTGGGGCTGAATCAGCAACGTGGAAAGGAACGACTCTATTATGTAGGTGATGATGTCCATACGCTTTGTATCGGCGCTACACGCAGCGGTAAATCCCGCTCGGTCGTCCTGCAATCCATTGGCCTATTGGCGCTTGCCGGTGAATCGCTTGTCATCTCCGATCCGAAAGCAGAGTTATTCCACTACAGCGCTCCCCTTCTGGAAAAGCTCGGTTATGAGGTACTCACGCTGGATTTTCGTCACCCGGAAAAGAGCCACCATTATAATTTGCTTCAACCGGTTATTGATGCCACCCTGAGAGGAGATCAGGAGCAAGCCGAAATGTTAGCCTGGGACATGACGAATGTGCTGGTCGGCAAAGCGCAGGGCGAAAAAATTTGGACGAATGGCGAAATGTCCGTTATCGCTGCCTCCATCCTGAGCGTCATTTGGGACAATATCAAGCGGCCGGAATATCAGAATATGACGAACGTATATTGGTTCCTCGCCGAAATGAACAGGCCAACGGGCAACAAAACACCGATGCAGGAGTACATCAAGCGTCTGCCGCAGCAACATCCGGCGCGAGCGCTGCTCAGTATCTCCGACATTGCCCCATCGCGTACTAAAGGCAGCTTCTTTACCTCGGCGCTCACGACACTGCGATTGTTTACGTCCAAGTCTATCTATGCGATTACCCATAAAAGCGACTTTTCTTTAGCCGACCTTGGCGAGAAGAAACAGGCGCTTTTTATTATTTTGCCGGATGAAAAGACGACCTTCTATCCGGTGGCCTCGCTGATGATTTCTCAGCTATACGAGCTATTGACAGCTGAGGCCGACAAACGCGGCGGACGGCTCAAGCGGCGTGTCAACTTTCTGCTCGACGAGTTTGGAAACTTTACGCCGATTGCCGATTTTACGAACAAATTGACGGTCGGCGGCGGACGCGGGATGCGCTTCAATCTGTTTGTGCAGAGTTTCGAACAGCTAAAGGAAAAATACGACGATCATGTGGCGAGTACGATCAAATCGAACTGCCAAACGTGGATTTATTTGCAGGCAGACGACTTGGAAACGCTACGTGAAGTCAGCGAGAAACTCGGAACCTACACCACCTCCAGCTATCAGTTGTCCGCCTCCCACGGAAAGTATACGACGCCAAGCACATCCCATAGTCTCAATCTGTTGGAGCGCAAGTTGCTAACCATAGATGAAGTGCGCCGCATCTCCCGTCCTTATCAACTCGTCCTCTCCCGCAGTCATCCTGCGATGATGTTCGCTCCCGATTTAAGTGCTTGGGCTTTCAATCGCATGATGGGACTTGGCGACAAGGAGCATAATCGCCGAGTACGAGAAGAACGGGAAAAGCGAAGGCCCATCCGAACCGACACCCGAGAGGAGGTGAAACTGTGGAACATATGGGTGTATTACCAGAAGGACATCGCAAGGCAATTAGCCGAACAGCAACGCGCGGCAGCCGCGCAAAACGGATTTCCGCCTTTTTCTTCCGAAGAGTAGAAGCTTTGATCCGCTTTTCTTCAGTGGCAGCGGGCGCCCTCTTTGGTTTCCTTTGCTTAACGTCTTCCGTTTCTGCAAACAGCATTCAGGATAGTAAATTAGCCAAAGGGACGGAGAAACTGATCGGAGACGCCACCACATGGCTGATGATACTGGCTCCCGTTGTAACCGGACTGCTCATTATTTATTTCTTTATTCGCCGATCGGCTGCTGACGAAATGGACACCAAAAAGTGGAACAACCGTATTATCGTCGCGGTTGTGTCTTGTATCGGTGCAGTGCTTGGTTCAGCCTTGCTCAACGTCATTATCGGTTATTACAAGTAAGACCAGCCTGCTGATATCGGCAGGCTATTTCATTTCCAATATCCATTTAGGAGGCTACTTTTTATGAAACAATGGCTGCAAAAGAAATTCATTCGTCCGGTAATCAAAGCAAAGAAAGCGGTAAGTAACCGCCGCGGAGAAGGTTTCGTGGATACGGCGGGTGCGTCCGTAAGAGCATAGTGACTGCACAAAGTCACTGTGTTCGCGGACGATGAGAAAATCTGCTTTGGCAAGCAGCAATGAAACATATCCAAATCATTGTCATCATCCCATTTATCCAAAAGGGAAACCTGGCGGGGAGTGTAGCATATGGGAAAATCCCTAAGTCAGCCTAACGATCAAGGCTGCGACTGCAAGGGTGAGATGAAACGTCAAAGACGAGGATCAAGGCTGAATTGCTTGAAGGATAGTCCGAGGGGTCATAGTCGAGACCTTAACGCAGGATCGTTGCAGCGTTAAGCGGTGCAGGAGCTGCATAGACTGCGGGTGCAGCCGTCCGGGATATGTGTACCGACCAACTGGAGTAACCAGTAAAGGACGAACGTCCGATCCGACACTTTGACATGCCTGTTTCTCATCGTCTAAACGGAGATTGCCTAAACCGGAACGCCGGAAAATCGGCTATGCGTAATGCCGCGAGGGGATAAATTTCAAGGGCTGACCCCCAAGAAAGATGACGCTGAATATCTGGCAAGGCAACGGAGCTTCCATAGTAGTCCGAGAACCCTGAATGGACAGGGAAAGCCGTAAAATCGGATGCGGATAATGCCGCTCACATGGCGAAGGGAAGCAGTCTGTCTCTTAATACAAAGAATGGAAGGATGCGAGAGGCATTGCGAAATCCAGTTGAAGTATTAAACAGTCTATCTAACCAAGCATGCAAGGAAGGCTATCGCTACGAACGTCTGTACCGCAACCTGTACAACGTAGAGTTCTTTCTGCTGGCTTATCAAAATATCTACGCCAGCGAAGGCAATATGACGGCAGGAACCGATGGTCAAACCATCGACGGTATGGGCGTAGCGAGAATCGAAACACTGATTGCCCGTTTGAAAGACCACAGCTATCAGCCTCATCCGGCGCGGCGTACTTACATCAACAAAAAGAACGGCAAGAAACGCCCGCTGGGTATCCCCTCCTTCGAGGACAAGCTGGTGCAGGAAGTGGTCCGCCTGATACTGGAGAGTATTTATGAGCCGACCTTTTCAAATCTATCTCACGGATTCCGTCCAAAGCGAAGCTGCCATACTGCTCTGCTGCAACTGCAAGCCCATTTTACCGGAACCAAGTGGTTTATTGAGGGAGACATTAAAGGATTCTTCGACAATATTGACCATACTGTATTGATCCAACTTCTGCGCAAACGAATTCGGGATGAATACTTTATCGCACTCATCTGGAAATTCCTTAAAGCGGGTTATGTCGAGGATTGGACCCTTCATGCCACATATTCCGGGACGCCGCAAGGCTCTATTGTCAGTCCGATTCTATCGAACATCTATTTGAACGAACTGGATGGCTACATGGAGCGGTTGATGAGGCAGTTCAACAGCGGCCAAAAGCGAACCAAAAGTGAGGCTTATGCCCATCTGGAACAAAAGCTGAAATACATGCGCTATAATAAGTGTTCCTCTTCCAACTGGGAAAAGCTTGATGCAGCAGAAAAGCAGCAAGCGGTGAAAACAATCAAAGGGATTCGCAGCGCCATGCACCAAACCGCCTACTCTGACCCGCAAGACAGTAGCTACAGGCGTCTTTTCTACATCCGGTATGCAGATGATTGGCTGTGCGGTGTCATCGGCAGCAAGGCGGATGCGGAGGAAATCAAGACGAACATCAAGGCATTTCTGGCCGACACGCTCAAACTGGAGCTATCGGAGGAGAAGACCCTGATTACCCATGCCCATGACAAAGCGCGTTTTCTCGGGTACGACATTTTTGTTGCGGACAATGAAAGCCTGCGAAAAGACAAAAATGGGTATACCCGGCGCACCCGTAATGGCAAGGTTAAATTGTTCGTCCCCCGTGAAAAGTGGCAGAACAAGCTCATCGAATACAAAGCTCTGGAAATCAGCGTTCACAGCGGTCAAGAAGTATTCCGCCCGACTCATCGCACGTACCTCATCAGCAATGACGACCTGGAGATCCTGAACCAATACAATGCTGAAATCCGGGGCATGTACAATTATTACCGCATCGCGGATAACGTAAGTGTCCTCGGTCACTTCAATTATGTGATGAAGTTCAGCATGTTCAAAACCTTTGGGGCCAAATACAAGCTTCGTATCAGCCAAGTGCGGAAGAAGTACGGATATAAACGCTTTGGCGTAAAATACCGCACGAAAGCAGGCAAAAAGACCTTGTATTTTTACGATGGTGGCTTCAAGAAGGATCAAACAGGAACAGCCAACGCCGATGTGGACATGGTTCCCAAAGTGTTTCGCAACAGTAATCCGACAAGTCTGATTACGCGGCTAAAAGCCAGCCGCTGCGAATGGTGTGAGACGGAAAATGTCTGTCTGGAAATTCACCATGTCCGCAAGTTAAAAGACTTGAAGGGCAAAAAACGTTGGGAGCGGCTGATGATCTCCCGAAGACGCAAGACATTGGCCTTGTGCGGTCCATGTCATGATCGTCTGCATGCTGGAAAGCTAGACTGATAGACAGATGGAGAGCCGGATACGCTGAGAGGTGTACGTCCGGTTCGGAGGGGAGTGTTTGAAGACCTGCCGCTCGTAAAACGGCAAGGCGTTGGGCGCTTACCCTACTCAAGATTCTTATGGCTGTTGTCATTGGGGCGCTCGTCTTGGCCGGTCTGTATATGCTCTTTGGTGATACCATTTTACCGACGCTGAAACAACGAATTCAGGAAATGTTCAATTACAGGGGATAAGTCCTGCCTGGAGCGGAAGCGGCGTTACCGCCGCTTTCCCGGAAAGGAGGAATCGGTGGATAAAATTCTATTGTTACTCATTATCGCCATTCTAAATGGCACGCTCATCTACATGGATACGTTGTTGAAAGACATCATCCCCATCTCTCTTTATGCAGAGCGTTACATGACGCTTTCCACCGGTGTGGATCTTGCTGAGAGTTTGTATGATATCCTATTCAGCTTTGGCGTCGCGCTTATGATCTTGAAGTTTTTGAAAAAAGGATTTGAAATTTATGTCCTTTGGACGGACGGCGATCCGGATGAGGAACCGCTGTTTTTGCTCACCAACTTTTTCCGGGCCATGGCCGTCGCCATCTGCTTTCCCACCATCTACACGTGGCTCGGTCAGATCGTAGAGGAATTAACCGACCGGCTGCTGGTCGTCATTGGCCAATCCACCGATTATAACTGGCAGTATTGGGTGGACAGCATCAGTTCATTGGGACTCGTGACGGCCATTTTCGGTCTAATCTTTGTTGTCTGCTTCTTCATTCTTTATTTCCAATTTCTGATGCGCGGGCTGGAGATGTTTATTTTGCGGGTCGGTATTCCACTTGCTTGCGCAGGGCTGCTGGATAATGATCGAGGCATCTTTCGCGCCTATGCGCAGAAATTCATGCAATCGATGCTGGCCGTCGTCATTCAAATCGCACTAGCCAAATTGGGCGTTGGCCTGATGTTGCAAGACCATATTTTTTGGGGTATGGCTTGCATGGTGGTAGCGATTCGGACGCCTCGATTCCTGTCTGACTTCCTGATTACAACCGGTGGGGGCGGCGGTGTCGTGAACAACGTCTACCAGAGCGTAAGGCTAGTCGGCATGGCCCGAAAGCTCATAAAGGCCGGGTGAAGAAATGATTACGCTAGAGGAACTGGCCCAGGCGATTATCGTACTCATTCGCCTGGGCTGCGTTTTCCGTTTCATCTATTGCATGGTGCGCCTTTCAGGAGCCGACGATGAAGCAACCAAATACAAAAAGCGCACGCGCAATGTCGTATTGTTTTATCTGCTCGCAGAAAGCATCTGGCAAGTGAAGGACATTATTC
Encoded proteins:
- a CDS encoding 2Fe-2S iron-sulfur cluster-binding protein; the encoded protein is MRNRHVKVSDRTFVLYWLLQLVGTHIPDGCTRSLCSSCTA
- a CDS encoding DUF3991 domain-containing protein — encoded protein: MRNNLRFSHSQINQANNINLVEFVKSHGYILINGGRRALHAKQSGGLYFFKDSNKYYHFSTDTHGGPIDFVMQFWNLNFKEAVALLLDSKTPHYTLPHSPDHKFTGQLILPKKAQNYRRVVWYLVHVRGIEHEIISCLMHEKKLYQQDKTGNCIFVAYDQDGIAKYCSMRGSTPERPFKQDREHSDKSYPFHIPGNGNGQRVYVCESPIDAMSHATLSKLSGLDWQTDHRISLGCLSDNALERFLSQHSIQEIIFCLDNDHNATFRNGSPAPNWGQEAAIKFAQKYAELGYQISVQTPKRKDFNEDLIAFREAEREAKLPPIKEECEHEL
- a CDS encoding reverse transcriptase/maturase family protein — translated: MRNPVEVLNSLSNQACKEGYRYERLYRNLYNVEFFLLAYQNIYASEGNMTAGTDGQTIDGMGVARIETLIARLKDHSYQPHPARRTYINKKNGKKRPLGIPSFEDKLVQEVVRLILESIYEPTFSNLSHGFRPKRSCHTALLQLQAHFTGTKWFIEGDIKGFFDNIDHTVLIQLLRKRIRDEYFIALIWKFLKAGYVEDWTLHATYSGTPQGSIVSPILSNIYLNELDGYMERLMRQFNSGQKRTKSEAYAHLEQKLKYMRYNKCSSSNWEKLDAAEKQQAVKTIKGIRSAMHQTAYSDPQDSSYRRLFYIRYADDWLCGVIGSKADAEEIKTNIKAFLADTLKLELSEEKTLITHAHDKARFLGYDIFVADNESLRKDKNGYTRRTRNGKVKLFVPREKWQNKLIEYKALEISVHSGQEVFRPTHRTYLISNDDLEILNQYNAEIRGMYNYYRIADNVSVLGHFNYVMKFSMFKTFGAKYKLRISQVRKKYGYKRFGVKYRTKAGKKTLYFYDGGFKKDQTGTANADVDMVPKVFRNSNPTSLITRLKASRCEWCETENVCLEIHHVRKLKDLKGKKRWERLMISRRRKTLALCGPCHDRLHAGKLD
- a CDS encoding Mbov_0395 family pilin-like conjugal transfer protein — encoded protein: MIRFSSVAAGALFGFLCLTSSVSANSIQDSKLAKGTEKLIGDATTWLMILAPVVTGLLIIYFFIRRSAADEMDTKKWNNRIIVAVVSCIGAVLGSALLNVIIGYYK
- a CDS encoding conjugal transfer protein TrbL family protein codes for the protein MDKILLLLIIAILNGTLIYMDTLLKDIIPISLYAERYMTLSTGVDLAESLYDILFSFGVALMILKFLKKGFEIYVLWTDGDPDEEPLFLLTNFFRAMAVAICFPTIYTWLGQIVEELTDRLLVVIGQSTDYNWQYWVDSISSLGLVTAIFGLIFVVCFFILYFQFLMRGLEMFILRVGIPLACAGLLDNDRGIFRAYAQKFMQSMLAVVIQIALAKLGVGLMLQDHIFWGMACMVVAIRTPRFLSDFLITTGGGGGVVNNVYQSVRLVGMARKLIKAG
- a CDS encoding mercury transporter — encoded protein: MITLEELAQAIIVLIRLGCVFRFIYCMVRLSGADDEATKYKKRTRNVVLFYLLAESIWQVKDIIQYYYQ
- a CDS encoding VirD4-like conjugal transfer protein, CD1115 family, with product MKLFHPKTIPKLDSSLPLKTGGIVLGLNQQRGKERLYYVGDDVHTLCIGATRSGKSRSVVLQSIGLLALAGESLVISDPKAELFHYSAPLLEKLGYEVLTLDFRHPEKSHHYNLLQPVIDATLRGDQEQAEMLAWDMTNVLVGKAQGEKIWTNGEMSVIAASILSVIWDNIKRPEYQNMTNVYWFLAEMNRPTGNKTPMQEYIKRLPQQHPARALLSISDIAPSRTKGSFFTSALTTLRLFTSKSIYAITHKSDFSLADLGEKKQALFIILPDEKTTFYPVASLMISQLYELLTAEADKRGGRLKRRVNFLLDEFGNFTPIADFTNKLTVGGGRGMRFNLFVQSFEQLKEKYDDHVASTIKSNCQTWIYLQADDLETLREVSEKLGTYTTSSYQLSASHGKYTTPSTSHSLNLLERKLLTIDEVRRISRPYQLVLSRSHPAMMFAPDLSAWAFNRMMGLGDKEHNRRVREEREKRRPIRTDTREEVKLWNIWVYYQKDIARQLAEQQRAAAAQNGFPPFSSEE
- the mobP3 gene encoding MobP3 family relaxase is translated as MSALIYKQRFFHPNHPKTAVSNYVHIGYIATRPGAVKHPNKRHGLFGKLKPGPLQAFDSWQEVARIARQISREGKNMYRSVISFQTSTALELGLMDFSDWQQYIEQHIATVAAQNQIKIENLCWAAAFHNERDHPHLHIVFWDKSQTITKNFTHPEIPNRIRKQLIKDTFAYKIKQFCALRDEAKSGFTELTDRLVDEFEDYLKRLNPKAFRTFQHRFEHEDEDFLIRFPKHHLIETSSAKHLANRLFELRHFLPPTGRLAYQLLPQETKIHLDELVQELLNDNRYLAQLVEDYVQAKLELARLYTSDPDRMEKQRGNYQAEAEKRIANRILSTLRTMIKMEMESASAIRQADRQHALAEQLLLELLNMMENLAMRIRLDVDDKLNVMGGELSKQAKKEWLLRHKDRGMER